Proteins found in one Bactrocera oleae isolate idBacOlea1 chromosome X, idBacOlea1, whole genome shotgun sequence genomic segment:
- the LOC118681674 gene encoding SCAN domain-containing protein 3 produces MSSLREDSEEINNTKPTDVDLDITPPRKIAKISNKHRPQKFRDAWLQHEDDKQWLSKMPDDPYKAKCHKRNIIIKAELTVIKNHMFSKVHASRSKLLEAQPAISKFVKKSDEVCTKTKSVQALEVKLCGFVAEHNISLATLTHLTTLLKSAVPDSDIIKHMQLKATKGTAIIKNVIAKAEKEQLQNKLQTSLFSVLIDESTDFGSIQMMFVIVRFFDAEEGEVVSKFWDLCQVFEPSSDVESATARHLFELLTKSFEEYEIAFKNIIGFASDGASTMMGKSNSVASRFIEKCPGIYIFKCLCHSLHLCASNACKKLPRSCEDLARNIYGEFSAKRQHLFQKFQTFFEIDVHKILRPAQTRWLSLKAVVSRIIEQWPALELYFREQMLTSRLKSIEKITQALNNPLIKFLYLFLDFIYKFTELNELFQSSSVVVTSLYEKMCRSYQELLETYMSRDYIDRTDLSELDPCNKTHYLPSEHMYFGVEVRKILDQNEIRNNKQLKSDFTIICVELLVEGCSEIKKRFNFSNPILKLITNLNPQKAMLKKTRDLIPSLLPLMEALPRIASSNQHQIIDDEWRQLPYFELPGNIKIADPIDSFWAKLMDCGEGDQGMSFKNVSKFVLNVISLPHSNADSERIFSHINLIKTKT; encoded by the exons atgagTTCTTTACGTGAAGATtccgaagaaataaataatactaaaccAACTGATGTTGATTTGGACATTACACCTccaagaaaaattgcaaaaattagcaATAAACATCGCCCTCAAAAATTTAGAGACGCCTGGCTTCAACATGAAGATGATAAGCAATGGCTTAGTAAGATGCCTGACGATCCGTATAAAGCTAAGTGTCACAAGcgcaatattataataaaagcagAGTTGACTGTCATTAAAAACCACATGTTCTCCAAAGTTCACGCAAGTCGTAGTAAGTTGTTAGAAGCTCAGCCGGCCATTtccaaatttgtaaaaaaaagtgatGAAGTCTGCACAAAAACTAAATCAGTTCAAGCTCTCGAAGTAAAGTTGTGTGGTTTTGTGGCTGAACATAATATCTCATTGGCAACATTGACTCACCTGACAACACTTTTAAAAAGCGCTGTGCCTGATTCCGATATCATCAAACATATGCAATTAAAAGCAACGAAAGgaacagcaataataaaaaatgtaatcgCCAAAGCTGAAAAAGaacaactacaaaataaattacaGACCAGTCTGTTTAGTGTTTTAATAGATGAATCTACTGATTTTGGGAGCATTCAAATGATGTTCGTCATTGTAAG ATTTTTCGATGCTGAAGAAGGAGAAGTGGTGAGCAAATTTTGGGATCTTTGTCAAGTTTTTGAACCTAGTTCAGATGTTGAGAGTGCTACGGCGAGGCATTTATTTGAACTACTAACAAAATCCTTCGAAGAATATGAGATTGCATTTAAGAACATCATTGGATTCGCGTCTGATGGAGCCAGTACAATGATGGGAAAAAGTAATTCTGTAGCTTCAAGGTTCATTGAAAAGTGCCCTGGCATTTACATATTCAAGTGTCTATGCCATTCTTTACATCTTTGTGCCAGTAATGCATGCAAGAAACTACCTAGGAGCTGCGAAGATTTAGCGCGAAATATTTACGGAGAATTTAGCGCGAAACGACAACATTTGTTTCAAAAGTTCCAAACATTCTTCGAGATCGATGTCCACAAAATTCTTCGCCCAGCACAAACGCGTTGGTTATCTCTGAAAGCGGTTGTTTCAAGAATAATTGAACAGTGGCCTGCCTTAGAATTATATTTTAGAGAACAAATGTTAACAAGTAGATTAAAATCTATTGAAAAGATTACCCAAGCTCTCAACAAtccattaattaaatttctctATCTCTTTTTGGAtttcatttacaaatttacCGAGTTAAATGAACTTTTCCAATCATCATCGGTAGTTGTTACGAGTCTTTACGAGAAAATGTGCCGAAGCTATCAAGAATTGTTGGAAACATACATGTCAAGGGATTATATTGATCGAACTGATTTAAGTGAACTAGATCCATGCAATAAGACACATTATTTACCTTCAGAGCATATGTACTTCGGTGTTGAAGTCAGAAAAATTTTGGATCAGAATGAAATTCGGAATaacaaacaattaaaatcagattttacaataatatgtgTTGAATTATTAGTAGAAGGTTGTAGCGAAATAAAGAAACGCTTCAACTTTTCGAATCCTATTTTGAAATTGATCACTAATCTTAATCCCCAAAAAGCGATGTTGAAAAAGACAAGAGATTTAATACCAAGTTTGCTGCCGTTAATGGAGGCTTTGCCTCGAATTGCATCAAGCAATCAGCATCAAATAATCGACGATGAGTGGCGTCAATTGCCATATTTTGAACTCCCgggaaatatcaaaattgcagATCCAATTGATAGTTTTTGGGCAAAATTAATGGACTGCGGAGAAGGTGATCAGGGAATgtcatttaaaaatgtttccaaattTGTGTTAAATGTAATTTCGCTTCCACATTCGAATGCTGACAGTGAGCGCATATTTAGccacattaatttaattaaaactaaaacttgA